A single window of Symphalangus syndactylus isolate Jambi chromosome 4, NHGRI_mSymSyn1-v2.1_pri, whole genome shotgun sequence DNA harbors:
- the ZNF248 gene encoding zinc finger protein 248 isoform X3, with protein MNKSQEQVSFKDVCVDFTQEEWYLLDPAQKILYRDVILENYSNLVSVGYCITKPEVIFKIEQGEEPWILEKGFPSQCHPERKWKVDDMLESSQENEDDHFWELLFHNNKTWNLKLIKVE; from the exons GAACAAGTGTCATTCAAGGATGTATGTGTGGACTTCACTCAGGAAGAGTGGTATCTGCTGGACCCTGCTCAGAAGATACTATACAGAGATGTGATCCTGGAAAATTATAGCAATCTTGTCTCAGTAG GGTATTGCATTACTAAACCAGAAGTGATCTTTAAGATCGAGCAAGGAGAAGAGCCCTGGATATTAGAGAAAGGATTCCCAAGCCAGTGCCACCCAG aaaggaaatggaaagttGATGACATGTTAGAGAGCAGCCAGGAAAATGAAGATGACCATTTTTGGGAGCTTCTGTtccacaacaacaaaaca TGGAATCTGAAGCTTATAAAAGTTGAATGA
- the ZNF248 gene encoding zinc finger protein 248 isoform X2, giving the protein MLESSQENEDDHFWELLFHNNKTVSVENGDRGRKTFNLGTDPVSLRNYHYKICDSCEMSLKNISGLIISKKNCSRKKPDEFNVCEKLLLDIRHEKIPIGEKSYKFDQKRNAINYQQDLSQPSFGQSFEYNKNGQGFRDEAAFFTNKRSQIGETVCKYNECGRTFIESLKLNISQRTHLEMEPYGCSICGKSFCMNLRFGHQRALTKDNPYEYNEYGEIFCDNSAFIIHQGAYTRKIFREYKVSDKTWEKSTLLKHQIVHMGGKSYDYNENGSNFSKKSHLTQLRRAHTGEKTFECGECGKTFWEKSNLTQHQRTHTGEKPYECTECGKAFCQKPHLTNHQRTHTGEKPYECKQCGKTFCVKSNLTEHQRTHTGEKPYECNACGKSFCHRSALTVHQRTHTGEKPFICNECGKSFCVKSNLIVHQRTHTGEKPYKCNECGKTFCEKSALTKHQRTHTGEKPYECNACGKTFSQRSVLTKHQRIHTRVKALSTS; this is encoded by the coding sequence ATGTTAGAGAGCAGCCAGGAAAATGAAGATGACCATTTTTGGGAGCTTCTGTtccacaacaacaaaacagtaaGTGTAGAAAATGGAGATAGAGGAAGGAAAACTTTCAATTTGGGCACAGACCCTGTTTCTTTAAGAAATTATCACTATAAAATATGTGACTCATGTGAAAtgagtttgaaaaatatttcgGGCTTAATTATTAGTAAAAAGAACTGTTCCAGAAAGAAGCCTGATGAGTTTAATGTATGTGAGAAATTGCTCCTTGATATTAGGCATGAGAAAATCCCTATTGGAGAGAAGTCTTATAAATTTGATCAAAAAAGGAATGCCATTAATTATCAGCAGGATCTCAGTCAGCCAAGTTTTGGCCAATCTTTTGAGTATAATAAAAATGGACAAGGCTTCCGTGATGAGGCAgcattttttacaaataagaGATCTCAGATAGGAGAGACAGTCTGTAAATATAACGAATGTGGAAGAACCTTCATTGAAAGTTTAAAGCTCAATATATCTCAAAGAACTCATTTGGAAATGGAGCCGTATGGATGCAGTATTTGTGGGAAGTCCTTCTGTATGAATTTAAGGTTTGGACATCAGAGAGCTCTTACAAAGGACAACCCTTACGAATATAATGAATATGGGGAAATCTTCTGTGACAATTCAGCTTTCATTATCCATCAGGGAGCTTACACAAGAAAGATTTTCCGTGAATATAAAGTGAGTGACAAAACCTGGGAAAAGTCAACTCTCTTAAAACATCAGATAGTACACATGGGGGGAAAGTCTTATGATTACAATGAAAATGGGAGTAACTTCAGCAAGAAGTCACATCTTACCCAGCTTCGGAGAGCTCACACAGGAGAAAAAACCTTTGAATGTGGTGAATGTGGGAAAACCTTCTGGGAGAAGTCAAACCTCACTCAACATCAGAGAACACACACAGGAGAGAAGCCCTATGAATGTactgaatgtgggaaagccttttgCCAGAAACCACACCTGACCAACCATCAGCGAACACATACAGGagaaaaaccctatgaatgtaagcaaTGTGGAAAAACATTCTGCGTGAAGTCAAACCTCACTGAACATCAGAGAACACACACGGGGGAGAAGCCCTATGAATGTAATGCATGTGGGAAATCCTTCTGCCACAGATCAGCCCTCACCGTCCATCAGAGAACACACACAGGGGAGAAACCCTTTAtatgtaatgaatgtggaaaaTCCTTCTGTGTGAAGTCAAACCTCATTGTACATCAAAGAACTCACACTGGGGAGAAACCATATAagtgtaatgaatgtgggaaaacCTTCTGTGAAAAATCAGCTCTCACTAAACATCAGAGGACTCACACAGGGGAGAAGCCATATGAGTGTAATGCATGTGGGAAGACCTTTAGTCAGAGGTCAGTGCTCACcaaacatcagagaattcacacgAGGGTGAAAGCTCTTTCAACATCCTGA
- the ZNF248 gene encoding zinc finger protein 248 isoform X1: MNKSQEQVSFKDVCVDFTQEEWYLLDPAQKILYRDVILENYSNLVSVGYCITKPEVIFKIEQGEEPWILEKGFPSQCHPERKWKVDDMLESSQENEDDHFWELLFHNNKTVSVENGDRGRKTFNLGTDPVSLRNYHYKICDSCEMSLKNISGLIISKKNCSRKKPDEFNVCEKLLLDIRHEKIPIGEKSYKFDQKRNAINYQQDLSQPSFGQSFEYNKNGQGFRDEAAFFTNKRSQIGETVCKYNECGRTFIESLKLNISQRTHLEMEPYGCSICGKSFCMNLRFGHQRALTKDNPYEYNEYGEIFCDNSAFIIHQGAYTRKIFREYKVSDKTWEKSTLLKHQIVHMGGKSYDYNENGSNFSKKSHLTQLRRAHTGEKTFECGECGKTFWEKSNLTQHQRTHTGEKPYECTECGKAFCQKPHLTNHQRTHTGEKPYECKQCGKTFCVKSNLTEHQRTHTGEKPYECNACGKSFCHRSALTVHQRTHTGEKPFICNECGKSFCVKSNLIVHQRTHTGEKPYKCNECGKTFCEKSALTKHQRTHTGEKPYECNACGKTFSQRSVLTKHQRIHTRVKALSTS; encoded by the exons GAACAAGTGTCATTCAAGGATGTATGTGTGGACTTCACTCAGGAAGAGTGGTATCTGCTGGACCCTGCTCAGAAGATACTATACAGAGATGTGATCCTGGAAAATTATAGCAATCTTGTCTCAGTAG GGTATTGCATTACTAAACCAGAAGTGATCTTTAAGATCGAGCAAGGAGAAGAGCCCTGGATATTAGAGAAAGGATTCCCAAGCCAGTGCCACCCAG aaaggaaatggaaagttGATGACATGTTAGAGAGCAGCCAGGAAAATGAAGATGACCATTTTTGGGAGCTTCTGTtccacaacaacaaaacagtaaGTGTAGAAAATGGAGATAGAGGAAGGAAAACTTTCAATTTGGGCACAGACCCTGTTTCTTTAAGAAATTATCACTATAAAATATGTGACTCATGTGAAAtgagtttgaaaaatatttcgGGCTTAATTATTAGTAAAAAGAACTGTTCCAGAAAGAAGCCTGATGAGTTTAATGTATGTGAGAAATTGCTCCTTGATATTAGGCATGAGAAAATCCCTATTGGAGAGAAGTCTTATAAATTTGATCAAAAAAGGAATGCCATTAATTATCAGCAGGATCTCAGTCAGCCAAGTTTTGGCCAATCTTTTGAGTATAATAAAAATGGACAAGGCTTCCGTGATGAGGCAgcattttttacaaataagaGATCTCAGATAGGAGAGACAGTCTGTAAATATAACGAATGTGGAAGAACCTTCATTGAAAGTTTAAAGCTCAATATATCTCAAAGAACTCATTTGGAAATGGAGCCGTATGGATGCAGTATTTGTGGGAAGTCCTTCTGTATGAATTTAAGGTTTGGACATCAGAGAGCTCTTACAAAGGACAACCCTTACGAATATAATGAATATGGGGAAATCTTCTGTGACAATTCAGCTTTCATTATCCATCAGGGAGCTTACACAAGAAAGATTTTCCGTGAATATAAAGTGAGTGACAAAACCTGGGAAAAGTCAACTCTCTTAAAACATCAGATAGTACACATGGGGGGAAAGTCTTATGATTACAATGAAAATGGGAGTAACTTCAGCAAGAAGTCACATCTTACCCAGCTTCGGAGAGCTCACACAGGAGAAAAAACCTTTGAATGTGGTGAATGTGGGAAAACCTTCTGGGAGAAGTCAAACCTCACTCAACATCAGAGAACACACACAGGAGAGAAGCCCTATGAATGTactgaatgtgggaaagccttttgCCAGAAACCACACCTGACCAACCATCAGCGAACACATACAGGagaaaaaccctatgaatgtaagcaaTGTGGAAAAACATTCTGCGTGAAGTCAAACCTCACTGAACATCAGAGAACACACACGGGGGAGAAGCCCTATGAATGTAATGCATGTGGGAAATCCTTCTGCCACAGATCAGCCCTCACCGTCCATCAGAGAACACACACAGGGGAGAAACCCTTTAtatgtaatgaatgtggaaaaTCCTTCTGTGTGAAGTCAAACCTCATTGTACATCAAAGAACTCACACTGGGGAGAAACCATATAagtgtaatgaatgtgggaaaacCTTCTGTGAAAAATCAGCTCTCACTAAACATCAGAGGACTCACACAGGGGAGAAGCCATATGAGTGTAATGCATGTGGGAAGACCTTTAGTCAGAGGTCAGTGCTCACcaaacatcagagaattcacacgAGGGTGAAAGCTCTTTCAACATCCTGA